A single genomic interval of Hymenobacter gelipurpurascens harbors:
- a CDS encoding glycoside hydrolase family 30 protein, with the protein MSFFPKPTLSLALLLSLGLGTSCQRLPQAGTSAAAVKKGTAAFWLTNPDKSALFQAQTAPAWTTSAATGTVIEVDDKQTFQTIDGFGYCLTGGSAELLHAMSPAARASILKELFATDGNNIGVSYLRLSIGASDLDATVFSYDDLPEGQTDPTLAKFSLAPDKPHLIPVLKEILAINPSIKILGSPWSPPTWMKTNGNSKGGSLKPEFYEAYARYFAKYIQGMKAEGIRIDAITVQNEPLHPGNNPSLLMLAEQQAEFVKKNLGPTFKKEKIDTKIIVYDHNADRPDYPLTILGDPEAKQYVDGSAFHLYAGPIEALSKVHDAHPDKNVYFTEQWVGSKSAFAENLPWHVRTLIIGGTRNWARTVLEWNLAADPQQNPHTPGGCTECRGALTLAGDQVTREDAYYIIAHASKFVRPGSVRIGSTTSETLPNVAYKTPSGQRVVIVQNNSKEPQSFSLRYEGKTLSTSLKAGAAGTYVW; encoded by the coding sequence ATGTCCTTCTTTCCCAAACCTACTCTCTCCCTGGCCCTGCTGCTTAGCCTCGGGCTGGGCACCAGCTGCCAGCGGCTGCCCCAGGCGGGCACTTCAGCAGCAGCCGTTAAAAAAGGCACCGCCGCTTTCTGGCTCACCAACCCCGACAAATCAGCCCTGTTTCAAGCTCAAACGGCCCCCGCCTGGACCACCAGCGCCGCCACGGGTACCGTTATTGAGGTAGATGACAAGCAGACGTTCCAGACCATTGATGGGTTTGGCTACTGCCTCACGGGCGGCAGCGCCGAGCTGCTGCACGCCATGAGCCCGGCTGCGCGGGCGTCAATCCTGAAGGAGTTGTTCGCCACCGATGGCAACAATATCGGGGTGAGCTACCTGCGCCTGAGCATCGGCGCTTCCGACCTGGACGCCACGGTGTTCAGCTACGACGACCTGCCCGAGGGCCAGACCGACCCGACGCTGGCCAAGTTCAGCCTGGCGCCCGATAAGCCGCACCTGATTCCGGTGCTCAAGGAGATTCTGGCCATCAACCCCAGCATCAAAATTCTCGGGTCGCCCTGGTCGCCGCCCACTTGGATGAAGACCAACGGCAACTCCAAAGGGGGCTCCCTCAAGCCGGAGTTTTACGAAGCCTACGCCCGTTACTTTGCCAAGTACATCCAGGGCATGAAGGCCGAGGGCATTCGCATTGATGCCATCACGGTGCAGAACGAGCCCCTGCACCCCGGCAACAACCCCAGCCTGCTCATGCTGGCCGAGCAGCAGGCCGAATTCGTGAAGAAAAACCTGGGACCGACGTTCAAGAAGGAGAAGATCGACACGAAAATCATCGTCTACGACCACAACGCCGACCGGCCCGATTACCCCCTGACTATCCTGGGTGACCCCGAGGCCAAGCAGTACGTGGATGGCTCGGCGTTCCACCTCTACGCCGGCCCTATTGAGGCCCTGAGCAAGGTGCACGATGCACACCCCGACAAAAACGTGTACTTCACGGAGCAGTGGGTGGGCTCGAAGAGTGCTTTTGCCGAAAACCTGCCCTGGCACGTGCGCACCCTCATTATCGGCGGCACTCGCAACTGGGCCCGCACCGTGCTGGAATGGAACCTGGCCGCCGACCCCCAGCAGAACCCCCACACGCCGGGCGGCTGCACCGAATGCCGCGGCGCCCTCACCCTGGCCGGCGACCAGGTGACGCGCGAGGATGCCTACTACATCATTGCCCACGCCAGCAAATTTGTGCGGCCCGGCTCGGTGCGCATCGGCTCCACTACTTCCGAGACGCTGCCCAACGTGGCCTACAAAACGCCCAGCGGCCAGCGCGTAGTGATTGTGCAGAACAACTCGAAAGAGCCGCAGTCCTTTAGCCTGCGCTACGAGGGCAAAACCCTCAGCACCAGCCTCAAGGCCGGAGCGGCCGGCACTTACGTGTGGTAA
- a CDS encoding RICIN domain-containing protein has protein sequence MNTSTFWSTRVPRALRRLSVVLAAVGLGHSADAQSFLRADGPRIVNASNQEVILNGMNLGNWAVQEGYMMKVGWPGLDGKQTQGKVKKTLYNAGMSDAAVETFYQNYRNNFITKPDLDYIASKGFNCVRLPLHYELFLTPAQRAVRSSVMRGTVTYDSYVSQLTGWYNNNQLFTDPNNMEALRMIDNTLAWAQANNMYVVLDMHAVPGSQGTDANIADQIVANDLWNRQINQDVLNRLWAFVSNRYKNDARVAMYDLINEPNNFPNNQKIHDVYQRLITTIRGNGDNHLLLLEGNGWGNDYNYMEPFTFSNRTNLVYNSHRYSGGGYEMDNGVNSTGGSPNTIRFIGDLRNFRTTHNVPVWIGETGENSDTWMREAAKNLNSVGIGWCHWTYKRFENISNPAFMHINPPYVVDGPSGLNQVLTNIQWANCVPNTTVAAVSPNQNGIVNYPGGGNYNGTGGSTSSGPAIGRIYEISSKNGGKALEVSASSQANGGRVQQWGWVSAANQKWKLVDAGSGYVRIVNVNSNKSLDVAGPSTADGALTHQWDWLTQDSQYWQIVSNGDGTYRIINKYSGKALDVQNNSTADGAAIQQWTYGGGDNQRWWFSDQGAAARVALATTAASAATDARLEVYPTVTDADLQVRYTAPASQNLNLRLLDLTGRVVINQANRAVVSGQNLITVPIAAVKAGVYLIQVDTPEGRLVRRVVVAH, from the coding sequence ATGAACACCAGTACTTTTTGGAGCACCCGGGTGCCGCGCGCGCTGCGGCGCTTATCCGTCGTCTTGGCCGCAGTAGGCCTAGGCCACTCCGCCGATGCCCAGAGCTTTCTGCGCGCCGATGGCCCCCGCATCGTGAATGCCAGCAACCAGGAGGTCATCCTCAACGGCATGAACCTGGGCAACTGGGCCGTGCAGGAAGGCTACATGATGAAAGTAGGCTGGCCCGGTCTCGATGGGAAGCAAACCCAGGGCAAGGTCAAAAAGACCCTCTACAACGCGGGCATGAGCGACGCGGCCGTGGAAACCTTCTACCAGAACTACCGCAACAACTTCATTACCAAACCCGACCTCGACTACATCGCCTCCAAGGGCTTCAACTGCGTGCGCCTGCCCCTTCACTACGAGCTGTTCCTGACGCCCGCCCAGCGGGCCGTGCGCAGCAGCGTGATGCGCGGCACGGTTACGTACGATTCTTACGTGAGCCAGCTCACGGGGTGGTACAACAACAATCAGCTCTTCACTGACCCCAACAACATGGAGGCGCTGCGCATGATTGACAACACCCTGGCCTGGGCCCAGGCCAACAACATGTACGTGGTGCTGGATATGCACGCCGTGCCGGGCTCCCAGGGCACCGACGCCAACATTGCCGACCAGATTGTGGCCAATGACCTCTGGAACCGCCAGATCAACCAGGATGTGCTCAACCGGCTGTGGGCATTCGTGTCGAACCGCTACAAGAACGACGCCCGGGTGGCCATGTACGATTTGATCAACGAGCCCAACAACTTCCCCAACAACCAGAAGATTCACGATGTATACCAGCGCCTGATTACTACCATTCGGGGCAACGGCGACAACCACTTGCTTTTGCTGGAAGGCAATGGCTGGGGCAACGACTACAACTACATGGAGCCGTTTACCTTCTCCAACCGCACCAACCTGGTGTACAACTCGCACCGCTATAGCGGCGGCGGCTACGAGATGGACAACGGCGTGAACTCCACGGGCGGCAGCCCCAACACCATCCGCTTCATCGGCGACCTGCGCAACTTCCGCACGACGCATAATGTGCCCGTCTGGATTGGGGAAACCGGCGAAAACTCCGACACCTGGATGCGCGAGGCGGCCAAGAACCTTAATTCCGTGGGTATCGGCTGGTGCCACTGGACCTACAAGCGCTTCGAGAATATCAGCAACCCGGCCTTCATGCACATCAACCCGCCCTATGTGGTGGACGGGCCTTCGGGCCTGAACCAGGTGCTGACCAACATTCAGTGGGCAAACTGCGTGCCCAACACGACGGTGGCGGCCGTGTCGCCCAACCAGAACGGCATTGTTAACTACCCCGGCGGCGGCAACTACAACGGCACCGGCGGCAGCACCAGCAGCGGCCCGGCCATTGGGCGCATCTATGAAATCAGCTCGAAAAACGGCGGAAAGGCCCTGGAGGTATCAGCCAGCTCGCAGGCTAATGGCGGCCGCGTGCAGCAGTGGGGCTGGGTAAGCGCCGCCAACCAGAAATGGAAGCTGGTAGATGCCGGCAGCGGTTACGTGCGCATCGTGAACGTGAACAGCAACAAAAGCCTGGACGTGGCCGGCCCAAGCACGGCCGACGGCGCCCTGACCCACCAGTGGGACTGGCTGACCCAGGACAGCCAGTACTGGCAGATTGTGAGCAACGGCGACGGCACTTACCGCATCATCAACAAGTACAGCGGCAAGGCGCTGGATGTGCAGAACAACTCCACCGCCGACGGAGCGGCCATTCAGCAGTGGACTTACGGCGGCGGCGACAACCAGCGCTGGTGGTTTAGCGACCAGGGTGCCGCCGCCCGCGTGGCGCTGGCTACCACGGCCGCTAGTGCCGCTACCGATGCGCGGCTGGAGGTGTACCCCACCGTTACGGATGCGGACCTGCAGGTACGCTACACGGCGCCAGCCAGCCAGAACCTGAACCTGCGCCTGCTCGATCTGACTGGTCGCGTGGTTATCAATCAGGCAAACCGTGCGGTGGTTTCGGGCCAAAACCTGATAACGGTACCCATTGCCGCTGTAAAAGCGGGCGTTTACCTGATTCAGGTAGATACGCCTGAAGGCCGGCTAGTACGCCGCGTGGTAGTAGCTCATTAA